Proteins from a genomic interval of Deltaproteobacteria bacterium HGW-Deltaproteobacteria-18:
- a CDS encoding ATPase P, which yields MIEFDISGFGQRTLHHLVLDYNGTLALDGRVQPGVFSRLSQLKSKLQIHILTADTYGTVRSTFGQSDYTVHVLPAGNERAAKAEYVRELSALSCACLGNGNNDSVMLEEAGLSMAVLQPEGIARAALTSAHILVPGIEAGLDLLLHPNRLKATLRA from the coding sequence ATGATTGAATTCGACATCTCCGGCTTCGGACAACGCACACTGCACCACCTGGTTCTGGACTACAACGGCACGCTGGCCCTTGACGGCCGGGTCCAACCCGGCGTGTTTTCGCGCCTGAGCCAACTCAAGAGCAAGCTGCAAATCCACATCCTTACTGCGGACACATACGGGACTGTACGTTCAACATTCGGCCAGTCAGACTATACGGTGCATGTCCTGCCCGCCGGCAACGAACGTGCGGCCAAGGCCGAATATGTACGCGAACTTTCGGCCCTGTCCTGCGCCTGCCTGGGCAATGGCAACAACGACTCCGTCATGCTTGAGGAAGCCGGATTGTCCATGGCCGTGCTCCAGCCCGAAGGGATCGCAAGGGCCGCCCTCACCTCGGCTCACATCCTGGTTCCCGGCATCGAGGCCGGTCTCGATCTGCTGCTGCACCCCAACCGCCTCAAGGCCACCCTGCGAGCCTGA
- a CDS encoding methyl-accepting chemotaxis protein, with amino-acid sequence MINTQSIKFTTKLFTGILSILILSMVSVIAVTNTLVKDGLESLGRDALENINNSVFISLETQNSLLLEKLTGDMTILEGELDRYGSFDLDPSYMLDRSITNQVSKKVEQVSIPRLMLGGTVINGNTGIVDKIQFMTGGVTTIFQVLDDKLLRISTNVRINETDRAVDTYIPADSPVYKTVMSGETYNGRAFVVDDWYVTSYKPVYNADDKIVAVLFVGRKILTPQLREMLTTIKAGGVGYFFVYNSKGEVLVHPTLEGKNIFEEPGIGDYFRGHNDGFLDYEWNAKHKITYTQHFEPWDWHLAVGLNNDQMVRGLDTEIITKCIYVGLAIMLLGVFIAVLLIRGIAKPLNQLATKSLQVAEGDYTIAFAHPAKDAIGHLSDALNTMVGRTKEMLGEINTATQSLATASTQLSSISSQMTEGSAQTAHMATTVSSAAEEVSGNMNSVSAAMEQASMNMTTVATAAEEMSATIHEIAQNSERAKNTTASAVSKAQAASGRVDELGTAAKEISAVTSTITAISSQTNLLALNATIEAARAGEAGRGFAVVANEIKELAQQTAKATEDIRERITGIQSVTTQTVGDISDITGVIAEMNEIVSTIAAAVEEQSVTTRDIAENVGQASMGINEINSNVATSSSMTHSISSDIEKVRSASDEMTASSQTVQQSAMELSELAERLQDQVSRFKI; translated from the coding sequence ATGATCAATACCCAGTCCATCAAATTCACCACCAAACTGTTTACAGGAATCCTGTCCATCCTGATACTGTCCATGGTTTCGGTAATCGCAGTTACCAACACGCTGGTAAAAGACGGACTCGAAAGTCTCGGACGGGATGCGCTGGAGAATATCAACAACTCCGTTTTCATCTCCCTGGAAACCCAGAACTCCCTTTTACTCGAAAAGCTCACCGGCGACATGACCATCCTGGAGGGAGAACTGGACCGCTACGGCTCCTTTGATCTGGACCCGAGCTACATGCTGGACCGCTCCATCACCAACCAGGTCTCAAAGAAGGTTGAGCAGGTCAGCATCCCGAGGCTCATGCTCGGAGGAACCGTCATAAACGGCAACACGGGCATCGTCGACAAGATCCAGTTCATGACCGGCGGGGTGACCACCATCTTTCAGGTCCTCGACGACAAACTGCTGCGGATTTCCACCAACGTGCGCATCAACGAAACGGACCGGGCGGTGGATACCTACATCCCCGCCGACAGCCCCGTATACAAGACCGTCATGAGCGGCGAGACCTACAACGGCCGCGCTTTTGTGGTCGACGACTGGTATGTGACCTCATACAAGCCCGTGTACAACGCGGACGACAAGATCGTGGCGGTCCTCTTCGTGGGGCGCAAGATACTGACCCCGCAACTGCGCGAAATGCTGACCACTATCAAGGCGGGCGGTGTCGGCTACTTTTTTGTATACAATTCCAAGGGTGAGGTGTTGGTTCATCCCACCCTCGAAGGGAAAAACATTTTTGAAGAGCCCGGCATCGGGGATTATTTCCGCGGCCACAATGACGGTTTCCTCGACTACGAATGGAACGCGAAACACAAGATCACCTACACCCAGCACTTCGAGCCCTGGGACTGGCATCTTGCCGTTGGCCTGAATAATGACCAGATGGTTCGCGGGCTGGACACGGAGATCATCACCAAGTGTATTTACGTCGGCCTGGCGATCATGCTGCTCGGCGTGTTCATTGCCGTGTTGCTCATCCGCGGCATCGCCAAACCCCTGAACCAGCTTGCGACCAAGAGCCTGCAGGTGGCCGAAGGAGACTACACCATCGCCTTTGCCCACCCGGCCAAGGACGCCATAGGACATCTGTCGGACGCCTTGAACACCATGGTCGGACGCACCAAGGAAATGCTCGGTGAAATCAACACCGCCACCCAGTCACTGGCTACGGCGTCAACGCAATTGTCGAGCATTTCCTCCCAGATGACCGAAGGATCGGCCCAGACTGCACACATGGCCACCACTGTCAGCAGCGCGGCAGAGGAAGTCAGCGGCAACATGAACTCCGTCTCGGCGGCCATGGAGCAGGCCTCCATGAACATGACCACCGTGGCCACGGCGGCAGAAGAGATGTCCGCCACCATCCACGAGATCGCCCAGAATTCCGAACGGGCCAAGAACACCACGGCCAGCGCAGTGTCCAAGGCTCAGGCCGCCTCGGGCAGAGTCGACGAACTGGGGACGGCCGCCAAGGAAATCAGCGCCGTAACCTCAACCATCACCGCCATCTCCTCCCAGACCAACCTGCTGGCCCTGAATGCCACCATCGAGGCGGCGCGGGCAGGCGAGGCAGGGCGAGGATTTGCCGTCGTGGCCAACGAGATCAAGGAACTCGCGCAGCAGACGGCCAAAGCCACCGAGGACATCCGCGAGAGGATCACGGGAATCCAGTCCGTAACCACCCAGACGGTGGGCGACATCTCCGATATCACCGGAGTCATTGCCGAGATGAATGAAATCGTGAGCACCATCGCGGCAGCCGTTGAAGAACAGTCCGTGACCACCCGCGACATCGCGGAAAATGTCGGTCAGGCGTCCATGGGTATCAACGAAATCAATTCCAACGTGGCCACCAGCTCGTCCATGACCCACTCCATCAGTTCCGACATCGAAAAGGTGCGCTCGGCCTCGGACGAGATGACCGCAAGCAGCCAGACCGTGCAGCAAAGCGCGATGGAACTTTCCGAACTTGCCGAACGCCTGCAGGACCAGGTTTCGCGTTTTAAGATCTAG